The Mesorhizobium sp. M1D.F.Ca.ET.043.01.1.1 genome contains a region encoding:
- a CDS encoding acyltransferase family protein, producing MKFDYRPDVDGLRAIAVIAVILFHFGVPGFPGGFVGVDIFFVISGYLITRLLTAEGGLSLIEFYGRRIRRILPAMLAMICFSLAAGWFLLLPGDYASLGRSAAYSSFGLGNYYFLWNTGYFDREATLLPLLHLWSLGVEEQFYLVWPVLLLTANRLAGGRRLLIAAVIGIVVLASFSIALHLVAVDPKQAFYAPFSRAWELALGGLLVFAPVITRRPVVDGLGFIGLFLIGLSAIHLSPSDPFPGTNALAPVIGAALLIWPRSPSAITVALSSVPMRFIGKISYSLYLWHWPILVFFRHYAGGAIPTSVEAAALITLSIVVASLSWRFVEEPVRRLRAIPLKAIPVGVATALIISWSGNAISDAGGFAERVSKGALSMRSLDIMWDWPCPQTVNIPELGVTYCAFGAPWGTAKHHGILWGDSHADHLAPLLDIVGQRKDTAFFLYEPCPAALGENIYRKFPEVPNYKDRCASMRKAAVDMLRRRPDIDVVVLAGAWSGLQFTDLVAVDGHRADKVSLLREGLETLLPKIAAANRRIALVAPTPGPAEDLTSCAVNKESNLIRRRCSTEMNNKWITSVRGPITAALKSLAAENNLFFVDPGSGMCPNDHCTTYVNGEFIYRDGSHLRRNLAPATNDVLARMMGLYPVLAVGNTQSRISAAASD from the coding sequence GTGAAGTTCGACTATCGGCCCGACGTCGACGGCTTGCGCGCGATCGCGGTGATCGCGGTCATTCTTTTCCATTTCGGCGTGCCCGGTTTCCCGGGAGGATTCGTCGGCGTCGATATCTTCTTCGTCATCTCTGGTTACTTGATCACGCGACTTCTGACGGCAGAGGGCGGACTATCCCTGATTGAATTCTACGGGAGACGCATCCGCCGAATACTGCCGGCAATGTTGGCGATGATCTGCTTCTCGCTCGCTGCGGGCTGGTTTCTGCTGCTGCCCGGCGACTATGCCAGCTTGGGGCGTAGCGCGGCATATTCCTCGTTCGGATTGGGAAACTATTACTTCCTCTGGAACACGGGCTATTTCGATCGCGAGGCAACACTTCTGCCGCTGCTCCACCTCTGGTCGCTCGGGGTCGAAGAGCAGTTCTATCTGGTGTGGCCGGTTTTGCTCCTGACTGCGAATAGACTGGCCGGGGGCCGCCGGCTGCTTATCGCCGCCGTCATCGGCATCGTAGTGTTGGCCAGTTTCTCGATCGCCCTCCATTTGGTGGCGGTGGATCCCAAACAGGCGTTCTACGCCCCCTTCAGCCGGGCCTGGGAACTGGCTCTCGGCGGCCTGCTCGTCTTTGCGCCTGTTATTACGCGCCGACCAGTTGTCGACGGGCTAGGCTTTATCGGCCTGTTCCTGATCGGCCTAAGCGCCATTCACCTGTCGCCTTCCGATCCATTTCCGGGCACGAATGCTCTCGCACCGGTAATCGGCGCCGCCTTGCTTATCTGGCCCCGATCGCCCTCTGCCATCACGGTCGCGTTGTCGAGCGTGCCGATGCGGTTCATCGGCAAGATCTCTTACAGTCTCTATCTTTGGCACTGGCCAATTCTGGTGTTCTTCCGACACTACGCTGGCGGCGCGATTCCGACGTCAGTAGAAGCGGCAGCACTGATCACGCTCAGCATCGTCGTTGCCAGCCTATCCTGGCGGTTTGTCGAGGAGCCAGTCCGCCGCCTTCGCGCGATCCCGCTAAAAGCTATTCCGGTTGGAGTGGCCACTGCGCTGATCATCAGTTGGAGTGGAAATGCGATATCAGATGCAGGTGGCTTTGCTGAGAGGGTTTCGAAAGGTGCGCTGTCAATGCGCAGCTTGGATATCATGTGGGACTGGCCATGCCCGCAGACAGTCAACATCCCCGAACTGGGCGTTACCTACTGCGCCTTCGGTGCTCCATGGGGAACGGCCAAGCATCACGGCATATTGTGGGGCGACAGCCATGCGGACCATCTTGCGCCGCTGCTCGATATTGTCGGTCAGCGAAAAGACACGGCATTCTTTCTGTACGAACCATGCCCAGCGGCGCTAGGTGAGAACATCTATCGCAAATTTCCCGAGGTGCCCAACTATAAGGACCGCTGCGCGTCAATGCGGAAAGCGGCGGTCGACATGCTGCGGCGGCGGCCTGATATAGATGTTGTGGTTTTAGCCGGGGCTTGGTCCGGGTTGCAATTCACCGATCTCGTTGCTGTCGACGGGCACCGGGCCGATAAGGTCTCATTGCTGCGCGAGGGCTTGGAAACGCTTTTGCCGAAAATAGCCGCGGCCAATCGACGAATCGCCCTTGTTGCTCCGACGCCGGGACCTGCCGAGGATCTGACTTCTTGCGCAGTTAACAAGGAAAGCAACCTTATTAGGCGCCGATGCTCAACCGAGATGAACAACAAATGGATCACATCGGTGCGCGGCCCGATAACTGCGGCCCTCAAGTCGTTGGCAGCAGAGAACAACTTGTTCTTCGTCGATCCCGGCTCTGGGATGTGCCCAAATGATCACTGCACTACCTACGTCAACGGTGAGTTCATCTACCGCGATGGATCGCACCTACGCAGAAACTTGGCGCCCGCCACCAATGATGTCCTAGCCCGGATGATGGGTCTTTACCCAGTTCTTGCTGTTGGCAATACTCAAAGCCGAATATCGGCTGCCGCCAGCGATTAA
- a CDS encoding ABC transporter ATP-binding protein, with the protein MGVLNTDIDLALNGKRTPDSTIDTLRRLWRQVSKRRQRQLLGLLVLMMFGALAEAATLGALLPFLARIANPEAIGGQSFLARQLAGFRLAGSSDSLLALTVLFSVVAVIAGAVRIALTWATNSYVFSLGHELGVKVYDRVLHQPYSYHVSRNSSSVLAALRQVQAITAGVMLPLLQSISGIIIGVFIVIALFVLSSFITFVIFAGFGAVYLAMSLVIRKHLKRNARIIASVQAEGIRSVQEGLGGIRDVIINDTQSYFLSRYSELDKHLQRANAANALAAGAPRFAIEAAGMVIIAALAYFLITRSNNAGQVLPMLGTFVLGAQRLLPSMQLVYGNWALILSNLAGAEIVLKTLEAPLAPDWNQRPAKQLAFQRAIVLSDVSFRYASDQAPILERFNLTVAKGTKVGFVGKTGSGKSTTVDLIMGLLEPTSGAIEIDGQLLDGTTRRAWQRQIAHVPQSIFLSDASIAENIAFGIDPADINHDRVRNAAQQAALAEFIESLPQGYEARVGERGVRLSGGQRQRIGIARALYKQASVLVFDEATSALDMETEAAVMEAIRELPAGLTVLIIAHRLTTVENCDEIVTLENGQPHIWTRTGGQIA; encoded by the coding sequence TTGGGCGTCCTGAATACGGACATCGACTTGGCATTGAACGGAAAACGAACCCCGGACAGCACCATCGACACACTTCGACGCCTGTGGCGGCAGGTATCGAAGCGCCGGCAACGGCAACTGCTCGGCCTGTTGGTCCTGATGATGTTCGGCGCGCTCGCCGAAGCCGCGACGCTCGGTGCCTTGCTGCCGTTCCTTGCGCGCATCGCCAATCCCGAGGCGATCGGCGGCCAGTCGTTCCTTGCGCGCCAGCTCGCCGGTTTTAGGCTGGCCGGCTCTTCCGACAGCCTTCTCGCTTTGACGGTTCTGTTTTCGGTGGTCGCAGTCATAGCCGGGGCCGTGCGCATAGCCCTCACCTGGGCTACGAATTCCTACGTTTTCTCGCTAGGACATGAATTGGGGGTGAAGGTCTACGATCGGGTGCTCCACCAGCCCTATAGCTACCACGTTTCGCGCAATTCCAGTTCCGTGCTGGCCGCGCTTCGGCAGGTCCAGGCGATTACCGCAGGCGTCATGCTGCCGCTGCTGCAATCAATCAGCGGCATAATCATCGGCGTCTTCATCGTCATCGCTCTTTTCGTTCTAAGTTCCTTCATCACCTTCGTCATCTTCGCAGGCTTTGGGGCGGTCTACCTCGCCATGTCGCTTGTCATCCGCAAGCATCTCAAGAGGAATGCGCGCATCATTGCCAGCGTGCAGGCGGAAGGCATCCGTTCGGTGCAAGAGGGACTGGGCGGCATCCGCGACGTCATCATCAACGACACCCAATCCTATTTTCTCTCGCGCTACAGCGAACTCGACAAGCACTTGCAGCGTGCGAACGCCGCGAACGCGCTCGCGGCAGGCGCTCCGCGTTTCGCGATCGAAGCCGCGGGCATGGTGATCATCGCGGCGCTCGCATATTTCCTGATCACCCGGTCGAACAATGCCGGGCAGGTACTCCCGATGCTGGGAACGTTCGTTCTCGGCGCGCAGCGCCTGCTTCCGTCAATGCAACTCGTCTACGGGAATTGGGCGCTTATACTCAGCAACTTGGCTGGCGCCGAAATTGTGCTCAAAACGCTCGAGGCGCCGCTTGCCCCGGATTGGAATCAGCGTCCGGCCAAGCAACTCGCTTTCCAACGAGCAATTGTGCTCAGCGATGTATCGTTCCGTTACGCGTCTGACCAGGCGCCTATACTAGAACGGTTCAATCTCACGGTCGCGAAAGGAACCAAGGTCGGGTTTGTCGGCAAGACAGGTAGCGGAAAGAGCACGACGGTCGATCTGATAATGGGCCTGCTCGAGCCGACCAGCGGAGCAATCGAGATCGATGGACAACTATTGGATGGAACCACGCGGCGTGCCTGGCAAAGACAGATCGCCCATGTGCCGCAAAGTATCTTCCTGAGCGACGCCTCGATCGCCGAGAATATTGCCTTTGGCATCGACCCCGCCGACATCAACCATGATCGCGTTCGCAACGCGGCGCAGCAGGCCGCTTTGGCTGAGTTCATCGAAAGTCTGCCTCAGGGGTATGAGGCACGGGTTGGCGAGCGTGGCGTCCGTCTGTCGGGCGGCCAGCGCCAGCGTATCGGCATCGCTCGGGCGCTGTATAAACAGGCTTCGGTGCTCGTCTTCGACGAAGCGACAAGCGCGCTCGACATGGAAACCGAGGCCGCAGTCATGGAGGCGATCCGGGAACTGCCCGCCGGGCTCACGGTACTGATCATCGCGCACCGGCTCACGACGGTCGAAAACTGCGACGAGATCGTGACACTCGAAAACGGTCAGCCGCATATCTGGACGAGAACCGGCGGGCAGATCGCTTAA
- a CDS encoding O-antigen ligase family protein, with protein MSGIAHSERSANSPHSLRAILTNISAWLCAFTVVIYQSWFMPYFLPFFTGRDEFARLVFHTLYGGILFVVIAVLAARRDVLGAVLPLAIAAVMAVAPVALHPIGIVAECYLITLFLGGAAIVFMLASTPAMVLRISASITVLSAVTCFLDLLFANGFTNTPGRAAGLAINPNVAAAGLLLGAAASYRAVSQKWRASFLVLIGAALLATLSRSTFLAAFGTVAVPVVIRIWQQFRSDRRFQIDLNGWGRAAVVAFALLGVIGIALATNAYFRLAMNESFAGVLSVGRALDEASEAVDASRDRYPSAAVPVVPSPAEVSVNQPAPPDSPGGIEPPPAKSAISSTPHPETDRPAGSAALSLQSDTPPSSAASQSANVAKMRALGERLADEGKRNSISARALFLERGLLAYREGGFFGRGLEEAQALVPHNTFLLFAIAFGHLGWLIPIGLVGFAFCFARNPGDLGLGIAIVGVMLTSHDILLTPSLFLPVALGIGGMLAERRASARKLSTARNSESWSFAFGTATGVAAFAAGCAAILLVTPPLAGGRLLNGTMLAVRGGYETPLPRSQFPGLFQFDDLPGGSSSQASHLREDRTPLQRVDWSSHGWPAVRQGEYTFRRRDAVLFAATDSSDPRNNGRTYEIAVPLSVSALCFILLGAIIAWLIATVISIRGSHRVDGS; from the coding sequence ATGAGCGGGATTGCTCATTCGGAACGTTCGGCGAATTCACCGCATTCGCTGCGTGCGATCCTGACGAATATTTCCGCCTGGCTCTGCGCGTTCACCGTCGTCATCTATCAGTCCTGGTTCATGCCATACTTTCTGCCGTTCTTTACAGGGCGAGACGAGTTCGCGAGGCTGGTTTTTCATACGCTCTATGGCGGCATTCTGTTTGTTGTGATTGCCGTTCTTGCGGCGCGCCGGGATGTGCTTGGCGCTGTCCTCCCGCTGGCGATCGCTGCTGTCATGGCGGTCGCCCCGGTTGCGCTCCATCCGATCGGGATCGTCGCCGAGTGCTATCTTATCACCCTTTTCCTTGGTGGCGCCGCGATTGTCTTCATGCTTGCCTCCACCCCCGCGATGGTGTTGCGCATATCCGCATCGATCACAGTGCTCAGCGCGGTGACGTGCTTCCTCGACCTCTTGTTCGCCAACGGCTTTACCAATACCCCCGGCCGGGCTGCCGGCCTGGCGATCAATCCCAATGTCGCGGCGGCTGGCCTTCTGCTCGGGGCTGCGGCAAGCTACCGCGCCGTCTCGCAAAAATGGCGTGCAAGCTTCCTGGTCCTTATAGGCGCGGCGCTTCTAGCCACACTGTCCCGCTCGACCTTTCTTGCCGCCTTCGGCACCGTGGCTGTGCCGGTCGTCATTCGTATTTGGCAGCAATTTCGCAGTGATCGTCGTTTTCAGATCGATCTCAACGGCTGGGGCCGAGCGGCCGTCGTCGCATTTGCGCTGCTGGGTGTCATCGGCATCGCGCTGGCCACAAATGCTTATTTTCGCCTAGCCATGAACGAATCCTTTGCTGGCGTATTGTCGGTTGGCAGGGCGCTGGACGAGGCATCGGAGGCTGTCGATGCATCTCGGGATCGATACCCCTCTGCTGCAGTTCCGGTTGTGCCATCGCCTGCGGAGGTTTCGGTAAATCAACCGGCTCCGCCAGATTCGCCCGGGGGTATTGAGCCGCCGCCGGCAAAATCTGCGATCAGTTCAACGCCTCATCCCGAGACCGACAGGCCCGCGGGCAGCGCTGCGTTATCTCTGCAGTCCGACACTCCGCCTTCGTCAGCGGCCAGCCAATCCGCCAACGTTGCCAAGATGCGGGCGCTCGGCGAGCGCCTGGCGGATGAGGGCAAGAGAAATTCGATCTCGGCAAGAGCTCTCTTTCTCGAGCGTGGTCTGCTCGCTTATCGCGAAGGCGGCTTCTTTGGTCGTGGACTTGAAGAGGCGCAAGCCCTTGTGCCCCACAACACCTTCCTTCTCTTCGCAATCGCCTTCGGTCATCTCGGCTGGTTGATCCCGATCGGCCTCGTGGGCTTCGCTTTCTGCTTCGCCCGCAACCCCGGCGATCTTGGCCTTGGTATAGCAATCGTGGGGGTCATGCTGACGTCCCATGACATCTTGCTTACACCCAGCCTCTTTCTACCGGTCGCCCTGGGAATTGGCGGCATGCTTGCCGAGCGGAGAGCGTCCGCTCGAAAGTTGTCAACGGCAAGGAACAGTGAGTCCTGGAGCTTTGCTTTTGGAACAGCCACAGGCGTCGCGGCATTTGCCGCCGGCTGCGCTGCGATACTGCTCGTCACGCCGCCGCTGGCTGGCGGGCGGCTGCTGAACGGGACCATGTTAGCGGTGCGCGGCGGATACGAGACGCCGCTTCCGCGGTCACAATTTCCGGGCCTTTTCCAGTTTGACGACCTCCCCGGCGGTTCCTCGTCGCAAGCATCCCATCTGCGCGAGGACAGGACACCGCTTCAGCGGGTAGACTGGTCCTCGCATGGTTGGCCCGCCGTCCGGCAGGGCGAATATACATTTCGCCGGCGAGACGCGGTGCTGTTCGCTGCCACGGATTCGAGCGACCCTCGCAACAATGGGCGAACCTACGAGATCGCTGTTCCACTTTCGGTCAGTGCACTCTGTTTCATTCTTCTAGGCGCAATCATTGCGTGGTTGATAGCGACGGTGATTTCGATTCGTGGGTCGCATCGAGTGGATGGTTCGTAG
- a CDS encoding class I SAM-dependent methyltransferase, with translation MKRYEFGANWAAFIDRHYTPERRRMSTDKLLSFLGKESLEGMDFLDIGSGSGLHSLAAFDAKAKRIHSFDFDPLSVRTTGKLRQLAGEPPNWIVEKGDVLDVDYLQRLGTWGLVYSWGVLHHTGAMWQAIENAAQRVAPGGLLFIALYSSNVVKPSAEFWLDVKRRYNAAGPSKRRWMEYWYIWRFGLGRNPLQLPQLLKQIYDKKKGRGMSYMTDVRDWLGGWPMEFADDQAVVDFLKERFDFELVRMSTGEACTEFLFRNPNNPTPVRREAF, from the coding sequence GTGAAGCGATACGAATTCGGAGCCAACTGGGCTGCGTTCATCGACAGGCACTACACGCCTGAACGCCGCCGGATGTCGACCGACAAGCTCTTATCATTCCTGGGCAAAGAGAGCCTTGAAGGAATGGATTTTCTCGATATCGGCAGCGGCAGCGGGCTGCACTCGCTTGCCGCGTTCGACGCAAAAGCGAAGCGGATCCATTCCTTCGACTTTGATCCGCTTTCGGTCAGGACGACCGGAAAACTGCGCCAATTGGCGGGTGAGCCGCCGAACTGGATCGTTGAGAAGGGCGACGTGCTCGACGTCGATTATCTCCAGAGGCTGGGCACATGGGGCCTGGTGTATTCCTGGGGCGTGCTCCACCACACCGGCGCGATGTGGCAGGCGATCGAAAATGCGGCGCAAAGGGTAGCGCCCGGCGGGCTCTTGTTCATTGCGCTCTATTCGTCGAATGTCGTGAAGCCTTCCGCGGAATTCTGGCTGGATGTGAAGCGTCGGTATAATGCCGCCGGTCCGAGCAAGAGACGCTGGATGGAATACTGGTACATCTGGCGCTTCGGGCTTGGCCGCAATCCGCTTCAACTGCCGCAGCTCTTGAAGCAGATCTATGACAAGAAAAAAGGTCGCGGCATGAGCTACATGACCGACGTCCGCGACTGGCTGGGCGGCTGGCCGATGGAGTTCGCCGACGACCAGGCGGTGGTCGATTTCCTGAAGGAGCGATTCGATTTCGAGCTCGTCAGGATGTCCACGGGTGAAGCCTGCACGGAGTTTCTTTTCCGCAACCCGAACAATCCGACACCGGTTCGACGCGAGGCATTTTAA
- a CDS encoding glycosyltransferase family 4 protein: MNRIVVVVSEPRSLATTRGHFLLALRLAGYEVHALAPFDAMTVRWLTENGIRFHPLPMERAAVAPLGDTLLAFRLYRKIRKLKPRIVLSCAIKPIVYGVPAALIARVPRRHALVTGLGYAFTDRHRSLRWRAVNAVARLLYAASLRAATTATFQNDDDRDDFRRLGLLGRTPANVVNGSGVDLERFQVAPLPHKPRFLMIARLLRDKGLAEYLAAARLVKAVRPDARFDLVGDTDPNPAGFPVSEVEAAVADGTIHYHGAVEDVRGVIADSRVYVLPSYREGTSRSVLEAMAMGRPVITTDAPGCRAPIVPGVNGLLVPVGATAPLAEAMIRLIDNPDEAERMAKNSRRIAEERYDIRKVTAHMMEIVEAGPRAAE; this comes from the coding sequence ATGAACCGTATCGTCGTTGTTGTCAGCGAACCAAGGTCCCTTGCAACCACGCGGGGGCATTTTCTTCTTGCGCTGCGCCTTGCAGGATACGAAGTTCACGCCCTGGCCCCATTCGATGCGATGACCGTTCGTTGGCTGACAGAAAACGGCATCCGGTTCCATCCATTGCCGATGGAGCGCGCCGCTGTTGCGCCGCTCGGCGACACGCTTTTGGCCTTTCGGCTCTACAGGAAGATACGAAAACTCAAGCCTCGGATCGTGCTGAGCTGCGCGATCAAGCCAATCGTCTACGGCGTACCCGCGGCATTGATCGCACGGGTGCCGCGCCGGCACGCGCTTGTCACCGGTCTCGGCTATGCGTTCACGGACCGGCACAGATCGCTGCGCTGGCGGGCCGTCAACGCCGTGGCTCGGCTGCTTTATGCCGCCAGCCTGCGTGCGGCCACCACGGCCACCTTCCAGAATGACGACGACCGCGATGATTTCCGTCGACTGGGGCTTCTCGGACGGACACCAGCCAACGTCGTCAACGGTTCAGGGGTCGACCTGGAGCGCTTCCAGGTGGCGCCTCTCCCGCACAAGCCGCGATTTCTGATGATCGCGCGCCTGCTTCGCGACAAAGGCCTCGCGGAATATCTGGCCGCAGCGAGACTGGTGAAGGCGGTCCGGCCGGACGCTCGTTTCGACCTGGTCGGTGACACGGATCCCAACCCCGCGGGATTTCCGGTTTCGGAGGTTGAAGCAGCCGTGGCGGACGGAACGATTCACTATCACGGGGCCGTCGAAGACGTTCGCGGGGTGATCGCCGATTCGCGTGTTTACGTGCTTCCGTCCTACCGTGAGGGCACCTCGCGCTCGGTTCTGGAGGCGATGGCGATGGGCCGCCCGGTGATCACGACGGATGCGCCGGGTTGCCGCGCGCCGATTGTTCCCGGGGTGAACGGCCTGCTGGTGCCGGTCGGCGCCACGGCCCCCCTGGCGGAGGCGATGATCCGCCTGATCGATAACCCGGACGAGGCCGAGCGCATGGCCAAGAACAGCCGGAGGATCGCCGAAGAGCGCTATGACATTCGGAAGGTGACCGCTCATATGATGGAAATCGTCGAAGCCGGGCCGCGGGCCGCAGAATGA
- a CDS encoding glycosyltransferase: MTNVESQQLAVVSSTALMRGRRRGVLFVIGTLDLGGTESQLVLLARELKKRGWKVAVFALSRGGVLAQTLDGVGIPVLYGLHRPNPSPSLPTSAKTDAKPSVAPKTRPSVKAMLVLGAAVASLVARIAWTRPRVVHAFLPLTNFLGALSGRFALAPLVITSRRGLGNHQERWPRLKRMDRIANWLSHVVVANSHAVAADMAARDGYDIKQVKVIPNGLDLSRLDDIGHRRDGTRRQLGLEPGDIGIVIVANLIPYKGHSDLIEAFARASQSRPNLRLFIAGQDRGIGPGLTEQGQRLGVGLKVRLLGMQNDVPGLLAGMDVGVIASHEEGFCNALMEKLAAGLPVVATNVGGNPEAVSGMPGCVLVEPRDPADLARGLLTVLDRLPEQAGDREFRQRTMRERYSIGAMVDAYERLYLADD, translated from the coding sequence ATGACTAACGTTGAAAGCCAACAGCTCGCTGTCGTGTCATCGACAGCATTGATGAGAGGTCGTCGCCGCGGCGTGCTCTTTGTTATCGGGACACTCGATCTCGGCGGCACCGAGAGCCAGCTTGTACTGCTCGCCCGGGAATTGAAGAAGCGAGGCTGGAAAGTCGCAGTCTTTGCGCTTTCGCGGGGTGGCGTTCTGGCACAGACACTGGATGGCGTCGGGATCCCAGTATTGTACGGGCTTCATCGGCCGAATCCCTCACCTTCGCTGCCGACATCGGCCAAGACGGACGCCAAGCCGAGCGTTGCTCCAAAGACGCGCCCAAGCGTTAAGGCGATGCTGGTTCTCGGCGCCGCGGTCGCGTCGCTTGTTGCTCGCATCGCTTGGACCCGGCCGCGTGTGGTTCACGCCTTCCTGCCTTTGACCAACTTTCTCGGCGCCCTGTCGGGACGGTTCGCGTTGGCACCGCTCGTCATCACCTCGCGGCGCGGTCTCGGTAACCATCAGGAGCGATGGCCGCGGCTGAAGCGTATGGACCGGATCGCCAATTGGCTTTCGCATGTGGTGGTCGCGAACTCGCATGCCGTCGCGGCCGATATGGCGGCTCGGGACGGCTACGATATTAAACAAGTAAAGGTAATCCCGAACGGTCTTGATCTCAGTCGACTCGATGATATCGGCCATCGTCGGGACGGAACCCGTCGTCAGCTCGGTCTCGAGCCAGGCGACATCGGCATCGTCATAGTCGCCAATCTTATTCCGTATAAGGGACACAGCGACCTCATCGAAGCATTCGCTCGCGCTAGCCAAAGCCGGCCGAATCTGAGGTTGTTCATAGCAGGACAAGATCGGGGAATCGGGCCAGGCTTGACAGAGCAAGGCCAACGGCTCGGCGTTGGGCTGAAAGTACGGCTTTTGGGGATGCAGAATGATGTCCCGGGCCTGCTCGCTGGCATGGATGTTGGCGTGATCGCTTCCCATGAGGAGGGCTTTTGCAATGCGTTGATGGAAAAGCTCGCGGCAGGTCTTCCTGTCGTCGCCACCAATGTCGGCGGAAATCCGGAAGCCGTCTCCGGCATGCCGGGTTGTGTATTGGTGGAGCCTCGCGACCCGGCTGATCTCGCCCGTGGGCTTCTAACCGTCCTTGACCGATTGCCGGAGCAAGCAGGCGACCGGGAATTTCGGCAACGGACCATGCGGGAGCGCTATTCGATTGGGGCCATGGTCGATGCCTATGAACGCCTCTATCTGGCGGACGATTGA